Proteins found in one Brevibacillus brevis genomic segment:
- the ftsZ gene encoding cell division protein FtsZ: MLEFDMDMESFARIKVIGCGGGGSNAVNRMIAGGLKGVEFITLNTDAQALQLSNADMKLQIGEKLTRGLGAGANPEIGKKAAEESRDLIENALRGADMVFVTAGMGGGTGTGAAPVVAEIAKEMGALTVGVVTRPFSFEGRRRSQHGEIGISALKEKVDTLIVIPNDRLLEIVDKNTPMLEAFREVDNVLRQGVQGISDLIATPGLINLDFADVKTIMTERGSALMGIGVSSGENRAAEAARRAISSPLLETSIDGARGVLMNITGGTNLSLYEVNEAADIVASASDPDVNMIFGAVINEELKNELVVTVIATGFEHAQRAPEAPRRQQQAVNTPGNRPTPVSNTNNSRAKEEEEDKSFFSMGNLDNLDIPAFLRNRRRNKN, from the coding sequence ATGCTGGAATTTGATATGGATATGGAATCCTTTGCACGAATTAAAGTTATTGGTTGCGGCGGCGGCGGTAGTAACGCAGTAAACCGCATGATCGCAGGAGGGTTGAAAGGTGTAGAGTTCATCACCTTGAACACTGACGCGCAAGCACTCCAACTCTCTAATGCCGATATGAAGCTGCAAATTGGTGAAAAGCTGACACGTGGATTGGGAGCAGGTGCGAATCCTGAGATCGGTAAAAAAGCAGCGGAAGAAAGTCGTGATTTGATTGAGAACGCTCTGCGTGGAGCTGATATGGTATTCGTAACGGCTGGTATGGGCGGTGGTACGGGTACAGGGGCAGCACCTGTTGTTGCAGAGATCGCCAAGGAGATGGGTGCTCTTACAGTTGGTGTAGTAACCCGTCCGTTCTCCTTTGAAGGTCGCAGACGTTCCCAGCACGGTGAAATCGGTATTTCTGCTTTGAAAGAAAAAGTAGATACACTGATCGTGATTCCTAACGATCGTCTTTTGGAAATCGTTGATAAGAATACGCCAATGCTCGAAGCATTCCGCGAAGTAGACAACGTTCTTCGTCAAGGGGTTCAAGGTATTTCCGATTTGATTGCAACACCTGGCTTGATCAACCTGGACTTCGCTGACGTGAAGACGATCATGACTGAGCGTGGTTCCGCTCTCATGGGAATCGGTGTAAGCAGCGGAGAGAATCGTGCGGCTGAAGCTGCTCGCCGTGCTATTTCCAGCCCACTTCTCGAGACTTCCATTGATGGTGCACGCGGTGTTCTCATGAACATTACAGGCGGTACCAACCTGAGCTTGTACGAAGTAAACGAAGCAGCAGACATCGTGGCTTCCGCATCGGACCCAGATGTGAATATGATTTTCGGTGCTGTGATTAACGAGGAATTAAAGAATGAATTGGTCGTGACAGTTATTGCCACAGGCTTTGAGCATGCTCAACGGGCTCCGGAAGCCCCTCGCCGTCAACAACAGGCGGTCAATACGCCTGGCAATCGTCCGACACCAGTTTCCAATACGAATAACAGCCGAGCGAAGGAAGAAGAGGAAGACAAATCCTTCTTCTCCATGGGCAACCTGGATAATCTGGATATTCCAGCATTCCTGCGCAATCGCCGCCGCAACAAAAACTAA
- the murB gene encoding UDP-N-acetylmuramate dehydrogenase encodes MKKIADELMQAGIDKVWTDEPLANHTTWRIGGPADLLIQPKDKASLQKALQIIHRHEIPWSVIGRGSNLLVRDRGIRGAVLKVAEGLSHCEFRGEEVCVGAGYSMIRLAVETGKMGLTGMEFAGGIPGTVGGAVYMNAGAHGSDLSRILIDAEILFENGESKVLSNEELSFSYRTSLLQKQKGIVLEARFQLRTGDRKEIAATLAANKERRRNTQPLQMPCAGSVFRNPPNDHAGRLIEAAGLKGYQIGGAQVSEKHSNFIVNCGGATAADVLTLINHVRSTILEKNGIDLHPEVLVVGEG; translated from the coding sequence ATGAAAAAAATCGCAGATGAACTCATGCAAGCAGGAATTGACAAAGTGTGGACCGATGAACCCCTTGCTAATCATACAACGTGGCGGATCGGGGGTCCTGCTGATTTGTTAATCCAACCCAAGGATAAAGCATCCTTGCAAAAAGCCTTGCAGATCATCCATCGTCATGAAATTCCTTGGAGTGTAATCGGGCGCGGTTCAAACCTTCTGGTGAGGGACAGAGGGATACGTGGAGCCGTGCTTAAGGTGGCCGAGGGCTTGAGCCACTGTGAGTTCAGGGGCGAAGAGGTGTGTGTGGGTGCCGGATATTCCATGATCCGCCTGGCGGTGGAGACAGGCAAGATGGGATTAACAGGTATGGAGTTTGCAGGAGGGATTCCTGGTACGGTAGGCGGCGCCGTCTATATGAATGCGGGGGCACACGGATCTGATCTTTCACGTATTCTTATTGATGCCGAGATCCTTTTCGAAAACGGCGAAAGTAAAGTGTTGAGTAACGAAGAACTGAGCTTTAGCTATCGGACTTCTCTTTTGCAAAAGCAAAAAGGGATCGTGCTAGAGGCCCGTTTTCAATTGAGGACGGGCGACCGCAAGGAGATTGCCGCCACACTCGCTGCCAATAAGGAACGACGGCGCAATACGCAGCCGCTGCAGATGCCGTGTGCTGGCAGTGTGTTCCGAAATCCGCCGAATGACCACGCAGGTCGCCTGATTGAAGCAGCTGGGCTGAAGGGCTATCAGATCGGAGGAGCTCAGGTTTCAGAAAAACACTCCAACTTCATCGTGAATTGCGGAGGAGCAACGGCTGCCGACGTCCTCACCTTGATTAATCATGTTCGGAGCACCATTCTCGAGAAAAATGGGATAGACCTGCATCCGGAAGTCCTGGTGGTGGGCGAGGGGTAA
- the spoIIGA gene encoding sigma-E processing peptidase SpoIIGA, whose translation MVVYLDIILLLNVAIDTLLLWFTAYFRKERMVWWRMILASLFGSAYLVFFFFPVFSPMYQWWVKLLFSVIMLWIAFGNRRLLSFAQNLIIFYFVAFVFGGGVLGLQYFLAPQSEIVNGLVVTHNDGFGVGFKPTLAIVLIGFILIFFLGKRSYRAIQEPRRIETFLVDVVVTLAGEKVICRGLVDTGNQLHEPITRIPVMIMENRMFAHLLPPSLLRQADENGGVWEKLDGSWDHLPLEWQSRVRLIPYRSVSRGMDFLLAIKPDHVMVVQDGIRFETERVLIGLNPIPLAADGKYQAIVHPAMMETYEAEESTFILKQEG comes from the coding sequence GTGGTTGTGTATCTTGATATCATTCTACTCCTGAATGTAGCTATTGATACCTTGTTACTCTGGTTTACTGCTTATTTTCGTAAAGAGCGCATGGTGTGGTGGAGAATGATACTTGCCTCCCTGTTTGGCTCCGCGTATCTGGTCTTTTTCTTTTTTCCTGTGTTTTCTCCGATGTATCAATGGTGGGTCAAACTGCTCTTTTCTGTCATCATGCTGTGGATTGCTTTTGGGAATAGGAGGTTGTTGTCTTTTGCGCAAAACTTGATCATTTTTTACTTTGTCGCATTTGTGTTCGGAGGAGGAGTGCTTGGGCTACAGTATTTTTTGGCACCGCAGAGTGAAATTGTAAATGGACTGGTTGTCACGCATAATGATGGATTTGGCGTTGGGTTCAAGCCTACTTTGGCGATTGTTTTGATTGGGTTTATCCTGATCTTTTTCCTCGGGAAAAGGAGCTACCGCGCGATTCAGGAGCCGCGAAGAATCGAAACCTTTCTCGTTGATGTCGTCGTTACGTTAGCTGGGGAAAAAGTCATTTGCCGTGGACTTGTGGATACAGGAAACCAGCTCCACGAACCGATTACACGCATACCCGTCATGATAATGGAAAATCGCATGTTCGCACATTTGCTTCCGCCGTCGCTTCTCCGACAAGCCGATGAAAACGGTGGAGTGTGGGAGAAGCTGGACGGATCTTGGGACCATCTGCCGCTGGAATGGCAGTCGCGGGTACGCTTGATCCCGTATCGCAGCGTGTCAAGAGGGATGGATTTTTTACTCGCAATCAAACCAGACCATGTCATGGTCGTGCAAGATGGGATTCGTTTTGAAACAGAACGGGTGCTGATCGGGCTTAACCCCATCCCATTGGCCGCTGACGGTAAGTATCAGGCCATCGTGCACCCAGCCATGATGGAAACTTATGAAGCGGAAGAATCAACCTTTATTCTCAAACAGGAGGGCTAA
- a CDS encoding DUF881 domain-containing protein has translation MSRRRKFHLYLTIVTFSTGFLVATSFETNKLTRKERMNDQLFQQETQLNDRILAEKEQNRHLESQLLDLQRQVGKVEEAMAERKSEAADTLSQLDAARMLAGVVAVEGPGIVITMQDSQNAANSADIANYIVHEQDVRLVVNELRAAGAEAISINGQRVVSNSEIRCIGPTIIVNGIKSAAPFVVTAIGNPDTLDSALNLPGGVLHSLQDFVQISVAKKEKVELPAFVGDAKTKHS, from the coding sequence ATGAGTCGTCGTCGCAAATTTCATTTGTATTTAACCATCGTGACGTTTTCTACCGGCTTTCTAGTGGCCACTTCCTTCGAAACGAACAAGCTTACGCGCAAAGAACGGATGAATGATCAGCTGTTCCAACAGGAAACGCAATTGAATGATCGGATTTTGGCTGAGAAGGAGCAAAATCGGCATCTGGAAAGTCAACTGCTCGATTTGCAGCGTCAGGTGGGAAAAGTGGAAGAGGCGATGGCGGAGCGCAAATCGGAGGCTGCTGATACACTCAGTCAACTGGATGCAGCGCGGATGTTGGCAGGGGTAGTCGCTGTCGAAGGACCGGGTATCGTCATAACGATGCAGGATAGCCAGAATGCAGCGAACAGCGCAGACATCGCGAACTACATCGTGCATGAGCAGGATGTACGTCTGGTCGTCAATGAACTGCGTGCAGCAGGAGCAGAGGCCATCAGCATTAATGGGCAGCGTGTGGTGAGCAATTCCGAAATTCGTTGCATTGGACCTACGATCATCGTAAACGGCATCAAGTCGGCCGCTCCATTCGTAGTAACAGCGATAGGGAATCCCGACACACTAGACAGTGCTTTGAACTTGCCGGGAGGTGTTTTGCACTCCTTGCAAGACTTTGTCCAAATAAGCGTAGCCAAAAAAGAGAAGGTTGAACTGCCTGCCTTTGTTGGTGACGCGAAAACGAAACACTCCTAA
- the sigE gene encoding RNA polymerase sporulation sigma factor SigE, translating into MYVKLRLQLQLTWYRILLWLGVRAEEVYYIGGSEALPPPLTREEEELLLGRLPSGDPAVRGMLIERNLRLVVYIARKFENTGINIEDLVSIGTIGLIKAVNTFDPDKNIKLATYASRCIENEILMYLRRNNKIRSEVSFDEPLNIDWDGNELLLSDVLGTENDTIYKNIEDQVDRKLLKKALDKLSDRERIIMELRFGLAGEEEKTQKDVADLLGISQSYISRLEKRIIKRLRKEFNKMV; encoded by the coding sequence ATGTATGTAAAACTTCGCCTACAACTCCAGTTGACCTGGTACCGAATCTTGCTCTGGCTTGGTGTACGCGCCGAAGAAGTCTATTATATTGGCGGGAGTGAAGCATTGCCTCCACCGTTGACCAGAGAAGAAGAGGAGCTGCTGCTCGGACGACTTCCGTCCGGTGATCCGGCTGTCCGCGGTATGTTGATTGAACGCAATCTTCGTCTGGTCGTTTACATCGCCCGCAAGTTTGAGAATACGGGAATTAACATTGAGGACTTGGTCAGCATTGGCACCATCGGCTTGATCAAGGCAGTGAATACCTTTGATCCAGACAAGAACATCAAGCTGGCAACATATGCTTCTCGTTGTATTGAAAACGAAATCCTCATGTATCTTCGCCGCAATAATAAAATTCGCTCAGAGGTATCTTTTGATGAACCGCTTAACATTGACTGGGACGGCAATGAACTGTTGCTCTCAGATGTTTTGGGTACGGAGAATGACACGATCTATAAAAACATCGAGGACCAAGTGGATCGAAAGCTGCTGAAAAAAGCACTGGATAAACTGTCTGACCGCGAGAGAATTATCATGGAGCTGCGCTTCGGCTTAGCAGGAGAAGAGGAAAAGACACAAAAGGATGTTGCGGATTTGTTGGGTATCTCACAGTCGTATATTTCCCGTTTGGAAAAGCGAATTATAAAACGGTTGCGAAAAGAATTCAACAAGATGGTCTAA
- a CDS encoding DUF881 domain-containing protein, which produces MLQKSRKITFILAIISAIIGVMLTVQLRSSLHPVHKESRSIAELRTTLQKELEKHKNLLADISKYNQLYYQYETSLSEDESISVMKEELARTRRMAGMVGMEGEGIVIDVVDAPTPEEPVLDEHMPVPVVGDYTIDDEDLRWLVNILFANGAQAVSINGHRLIATTAIRNVGDVIQIDTRTIRAPYEIKALGEPEVLLSALKLEGVEENFQLANKKVLAEKRDKLMISANNETRVIQFMKPVKQKGDS; this is translated from the coding sequence ATGTTACAAAAAAGCCGTAAAATCACATTTATTCTTGCCATCATTAGTGCTATCATAGGTGTGATGTTGACTGTGCAATTACGAAGCAGTCTTCATCCTGTGCATAAAGAGTCTCGCAGCATCGCGGAACTTCGGACCACGTTGCAAAAAGAACTGGAGAAACACAAAAACCTGCTTGCAGACATTTCAAAGTATAATCAGCTGTACTACCAATACGAAACCTCCCTCAGTGAAGATGAAAGTATCTCCGTTATGAAAGAGGAGTTGGCACGGACTCGCCGGATGGCTGGTATGGTAGGGATGGAGGGAGAAGGCATTGTTATTGATGTTGTCGATGCCCCTACGCCTGAAGAACCAGTTTTGGATGAACATATGCCTGTGCCTGTTGTAGGAGACTATACGATTGACGATGAAGATTTGCGCTGGTTGGTAAATATCCTGTTTGCAAACGGAGCACAAGCTGTTTCCATTAATGGCCATCGACTGATTGCTACCACTGCAATCCGCAATGTGGGAGACGTCATCCAAATCGATACCAGGACGATCAGGGCTCCGTATGAGATAAAAGCATTGGGGGAGCCTGAAGTATTGTTGTCCGCATTGAAGCTGGAGGGTGTAGAGGAGAACTTCCAGCTGGCGAATAAAAAGGTGCTGGCAGAAAAACGGGACAAGCTGATGATTTCAGCGAATAACGAAACACGTGTCATTCAATTTATGAAACCTGTGAAACAAAAAGGAGATTCGTAA
- a CDS encoding cell division protein FtsQ/DivIB: MAVYEERIPQVKQQRPRRRGNRKLVFLLVLFFLTILIIVFIRSPYSKVQEIRVTGNDIYTTEQIVAQSGLVKDMQFLNVWENSVRNNLKPLEAIKDVTVSRSFPGLITLHITEQKRVAFWSGQDGSRYALLDNGYVLKQVNFAKRVVDRPLISSWASPELLPHLAKSLSKLSPDVLAEISDITLTPTVYDKQRVTLYMRDGNEVRSVIYKLDKMMNWYPAIVKELPPDTKGVLSLFEQPWFIPYGAQGAIPIQEGQEQPQQ; the protein is encoded by the coding sequence ATGGCGGTATATGAGGAACGCATTCCGCAAGTCAAGCAACAACGCCCCAGAAGAAGGGGCAACCGCAAGCTGGTCTTTTTGCTGGTATTGTTTTTTCTTACCATTCTCATCATCGTTTTTATCCGTTCTCCTTACAGTAAGGTGCAAGAGATTCGAGTGACTGGCAATGATATTTATACGACGGAGCAAATCGTTGCTCAATCCGGCTTAGTGAAGGACATGCAGTTTCTAAACGTATGGGAGAACAGTGTACGAAATAACTTGAAACCATTAGAGGCCATTAAAGATGTGACGGTGAGCCGCTCTTTTCCCGGATTGATCACGCTACATATCACCGAACAAAAGCGCGTCGCTTTTTGGAGTGGGCAGGACGGAAGCCGCTATGCCTTACTGGACAATGGCTATGTGCTCAAACAGGTTAATTTCGCCAAGCGTGTAGTGGACAGGCCATTGATTAGCTCCTGGGCCTCACCTGAGCTCCTTCCCCATCTTGCCAAGTCGTTATCGAAATTATCACCAGATGTACTCGCGGAGATTTCGGATATTACACTGACGCCAACGGTTTACGACAAACAACGCGTAACACTGTACATGCGCGATGGGAATGAAGTAAGAAGCGTCATCTACAAGCTGGACAAGATGATGAACTGGTACCCGGCAATCGTGAAAGAATTGCCGCCAGATACAAAAGGGGTGCTCTCCTTGTTTGAGCAGCCGTGGTTTATTCCTTACGGGGCTCAAGGGGCTATTCCGATACAGGAAGGGCAAGAACAGCCACAGCAGTAA
- the sigG gene encoding RNA polymerase sporulation sigma factor SigG, which produces MTRNKVEICGVDTSKLPVLTNKEMRELFERLQSGELAAREKLVNGNLRLVLSVIQRFNNRGEFVDDLFQVGCIGLMKAIDNFDLGQNVKFSTYAVPMIIGEIRRYLRDNNPIRVSRSLRDIAYKALQVRDNLTNKHSREPTIIEISQELNVAKEDVVFALDAIQDPVSLFEPIYQDGGDPIYVMDQISDEKNKDVTWVEEIALREGMQRLGDREKMILSMRFYEGKTQMEVAEEIGISQAQVSRLEKAAIAHMQKHVQS; this is translated from the coding sequence GTGACGCGCAATAAGGTAGAGATATGCGGGGTAGATACCTCCAAGCTTCCGGTGTTGACAAACAAAGAGATGCGGGAATTGTTTGAGCGCCTGCAAAGTGGGGAGTTGGCAGCCCGCGAAAAGCTGGTCAACGGCAACTTGCGACTGGTGCTGAGCGTAATCCAACGGTTCAACAATCGCGGGGAGTTCGTGGATGACTTGTTTCAAGTGGGCTGCATCGGGTTGATGAAAGCGATCGACAACTTTGATCTCGGGCAAAATGTGAAGTTTTCCACGTATGCCGTACCAATGATCATCGGAGAAATTCGACGCTATTTACGGGACAACAATCCGATTCGCGTTTCCCGTTCTTTGCGAGATATCGCGTACAAGGCCTTGCAGGTGCGTGACAATCTGACCAACAAACATTCGCGAGAGCCTACCATTATCGAGATTTCTCAGGAATTGAACGTAGCCAAAGAAGATGTCGTGTTTGCACTCGATGCGATCCAGGATCCGGTTTCATTGTTTGAACCGATTTATCAGGATGGTGGCGATCCGATTTATGTCATGGATCAGATTAGTGACGAGAAGAACAAAGATGTCACGTGGGTCGAGGAAATTGCGCTTCGTGAGGGAATGCAGCGGCTAGGTGACCGAGAAAAAATGATATTATCCATGCGCTTTTACGAAGGAAAAACGCAGATGGAAGTAGCAGAGGAAATCGGTATTTCACAGGCACAGGTCTCCCGATTAGAAAAAGCGGCAATTGCCCATATGCAAAAGCACGTTCAATCGTAA
- the ftsA gene encoding cell division protein FtsA encodes MVSNEFIVSLDIGTSKVRVMIGEINNGSINIIGVGQSHSEGIKKGVIVDIDQTVHAIREAVDHAERMVGVSIEEVYVGITGNHIDLHETQGVVAVSSEDREIREEDIQRVIQAAKVVAIPPDREIIEVVPKEYIVDGQGSIKDPRGMIGVRLEMEGTIVTGLKTVVHNIVRCAQRTNLRVAGIFLQPLAASTVALSKDDKNMGVVLVDIGAGSTTIGVFEQGKLAATTVIGIGGDHITSDISLGLRTHTDVADRVKTKNGCALIDEASEDVKFKVNRIGSEVEKQFTQVDLANIIEPRAAEIFQLVEDAVYKLGYRDEIAGGYVLTGGTVAMPGMLELAKEELDAPVRIAIPDYIGVRDPAYTTGVGLIQYALQLMERRSIRVTPSFKGTQKQTVSSKPKAEGGGLMEKVKNWFSEFI; translated from the coding sequence TTGGTAAGCAATGAATTCATAGTCAGCCTAGACATTGGAACATCCAAAGTACGCGTCATGATTGGCGAGATCAACAATGGTTCCATCAACATCATCGGCGTCGGACAATCACACTCAGAAGGCATCAAGAAGGGCGTGATTGTAGACATCGACCAAACCGTGCATGCCATCCGGGAAGCGGTTGATCATGCAGAGCGCATGGTTGGCGTTTCAATCGAAGAAGTGTATGTAGGGATCACTGGAAACCATATCGATCTGCATGAAACCCAAGGGGTTGTCGCTGTATCCAGCGAAGACCGTGAGATACGAGAAGAAGATATTCAACGCGTAATTCAGGCAGCGAAGGTCGTGGCTATTCCTCCAGACCGTGAAATCATCGAGGTAGTCCCAAAGGAGTACATCGTTGATGGACAAGGGAGTATTAAGGACCCGCGTGGGATGATTGGTGTCCGACTGGAAATGGAAGGGACCATTGTGACCGGGTTGAAAACGGTCGTACATAACATCGTTCGCTGTGCTCAACGAACCAATCTGCGTGTAGCTGGAATATTCTTGCAACCGCTTGCGGCTAGCACTGTTGCTCTATCCAAAGATGACAAAAATATGGGTGTCGTTCTTGTCGACATCGGTGCGGGTTCTACCACGATCGGTGTATTCGAGCAGGGGAAACTGGCAGCGACCACCGTGATCGGCATCGGTGGCGACCACATTACGAGCGATATTTCACTCGGACTGCGAACGCATACAGATGTGGCAGATCGTGTGAAAACCAAAAACGGCTGTGCCCTTATTGACGAAGCATCCGAAGATGTGAAGTTCAAGGTGAACCGGATTGGCAGTGAAGTCGAAAAACAATTTACGCAAGTGGATTTGGCCAATATTATCGAGCCGCGCGCTGCGGAAATATTCCAATTAGTCGAGGATGCTGTATACAAATTGGGCTATCGCGACGAAATTGCAGGTGGCTATGTTCTTACGGGTGGTACCGTAGCTATGCCGGGCATGTTGGAATTGGCAAAAGAAGAATTGGACGCACCTGTTCGAATTGCGATTCCTGATTACATCGGAGTGCGAGATCCTGCCTACACCACCGGGGTAGGTTTGATTCAATATGCCTTGCAGTTGATGGAGCGCCGCAGCATTCGCGTCACCCCCTCATTCAAGGGCACTCAGAAGCAAACTGTTTCGTCTAAGCCAAAAGCAGAAGGCGGCGGTTTGATGGAAAAAGTAAAAAACTGGTTTAGCGAATTTATTTAA
- the murA gene encoding UDP-N-acetylglucosamine 1-carboxyvinyltransferase: METFAIEGGRPLSGSLRIQGAKNAALPILAAAVLAEGQFYIYDVPHLKDIKVMLEILTLLGANTKHEDGCVDLDTTSVCVPQVPDDLMSQMRSSIFLAGPLLARLGEVTISRPGGCDIGERRIDLHLAGLTALGAKIEESEGYITFRAKQLRGSNIFLSFPSVGATENIMMAAVLAKGTTRICNAAREPEIIDLQNFLNAMGARIRGAGTDTIEISGVPRLRSVSYRIIPDRIVTGTYLLAVGISQGHIELTNTLPEQLMALIEVARSCGVEIKTRHDIMEIKSTSRPRAYDRIITSPYPGFPTDLQAQLMVFLSQARGTSVIKETIFEGRFKHVNELARMGASIYVDLGSAIIRGVNKLTATNVEATDLRAGAALVLAGLAAEGITTVNQIHHIDRGYDRLEEQLRQLGADISRVSM; encoded by the coding sequence TTGGAGACTTTTGCGATCGAAGGCGGAAGACCTCTGTCCGGTTCGCTTCGGATCCAAGGTGCTAAGAACGCTGCTCTTCCCATTCTTGCCGCTGCAGTGCTCGCGGAAGGGCAATTCTATATCTATGACGTCCCCCATCTAAAAGACATTAAAGTCATGCTCGAAATCTTGACGTTGCTTGGGGCGAATACGAAGCATGAGGACGGATGTGTCGATCTGGATACAACGTCTGTCTGTGTCCCGCAGGTGCCGGATGATTTAATGAGCCAAATGCGATCTTCGATTTTTTTGGCGGGACCACTCCTCGCACGGCTGGGTGAGGTCACGATTTCCAGACCAGGTGGATGTGACATTGGAGAGCGCAGGATTGACTTGCATTTGGCTGGATTGACTGCGCTGGGAGCCAAAATCGAAGAATCGGAAGGCTACATTACATTTCGGGCCAAACAATTGCGTGGGTCCAATATCTTTCTTTCCTTTCCCAGTGTGGGCGCGACGGAAAATATCATGATGGCGGCTGTGCTGGCAAAAGGCACAACTCGAATTTGTAATGCAGCACGAGAACCGGAAATCATCGACCTCCAGAATTTCCTGAATGCAATGGGAGCGCGAATTAGAGGGGCAGGCACCGATACGATTGAGATCAGTGGTGTACCTCGTTTGCGTTCCGTCAGTTACCGGATCATACCGGACAGGATTGTGACAGGAACCTATCTGTTGGCTGTCGGTATTTCACAGGGACATATCGAATTGACCAATACATTGCCTGAGCAATTGATGGCATTGATTGAGGTCGCCCGTAGCTGCGGTGTTGAAATCAAGACCCGCCATGATATAATGGAAATCAAAAGCACGTCCCGTCCACGTGCCTACGACCGGATCATTACCTCGCCGTATCCTGGGTTTCCGACTGATTTGCAGGCGCAGCTGATGGTGTTTCTGTCACAGGCAAGGGGAACAAGTGTCATCAAAGAGACCATTTTTGAAGGAAGATTCAAACATGTGAATGAATTGGCGCGAATGGGCGCCTCTATATACGTAGATCTTGGCTCCGCAATTATTCGGGGTGTCAACAAATTGACCGCTACGAATGTCGAAGCTACTGATCTTCGAGCAGGTGCTGCCTTAGTCCTCGCAGGGCTTGCTGCAGAAGGTATTACCACGGTGAACCAGATCCATCATATCGATCGTGGATACGATCGGCTGGAAGAGCAGTTGCGTCAATTAGGAGCCGATATATCACGAGTATCGATGTAA
- a CDS encoding small basic family protein, whose product MWLPLIGLIVGLVVGFLLDWRVPQEYSSYLSIALLAGLDTIFGGIRSFLERTFNVRIFMSGFFFNTLFAAGLAFIGGFLGIDLYLAAIVAFGVRLFNNLAVIRRIVLSKWINQQE is encoded by the coding sequence ATGTGGCTCCCGCTTATCGGACTGATTGTCGGTCTTGTTGTCGGCTTCCTGCTGGATTGGCGTGTGCCCCAGGAGTATAGCAGCTATCTATCAATAGCCCTCTTGGCTGGATTGGATACGATCTTTGGGGGGATTCGTTCGTTTTTAGAGCGTACTTTTAACGTTCGTATTTTCATGTCTGGATTCTTTTTCAACACACTTTTTGCAGCAGGCTTGGCCTTCATTGGAGGGTTCTTGGGGATTGATCTGTATTTGGCTGCGATCGTGGCTTTCGGGGTCCGGTTGTTCAACAATCTCGCTGTCATTAGGAGAATTGTTCTATCCAAATGGATCAATCAGCAAGAATAG